Proteins encoded in a region of the Pseudomonas viciae genome:
- a CDS encoding GAF domain-containing protein produces MIDLKNTGEGLDGYRLLSAQLESLLADERDFIANAAQFSAFLFSQLDDLNWAGFYLNRNEELVLGPFQGQIACVRIPFGRGVCGTAAATGQTQRVEDVHAFAGHIACDSASNSELVVPLVKDGRLIGVLDLDSPKLARFTEHDQVGIEALATIFLRLTDC; encoded by the coding sequence ATGATCGATTTGAAAAACACCGGCGAAGGCCTCGACGGCTACCGCTTGTTATCGGCACAGCTTGAGTCCTTGCTGGCGGATGAGCGTGATTTCATCGCCAACGCCGCGCAGTTCTCGGCCTTCCTGTTCAGTCAGCTGGACGACCTGAACTGGGCCGGTTTTTACCTCAATCGCAACGAAGAACTGGTGCTGGGACCCTTCCAGGGCCAGATCGCCTGCGTGCGGATTCCCTTCGGTCGCGGTGTGTGCGGCACGGCTGCGGCAACCGGCCAGACCCAGCGCGTCGAAGACGTCCATGCCTTCGCCGGCCACATCGCCTGCGACAGCGCGTCGAACAGCGAGTTGGTGGTACCGCTGGTCAAGGACGGGCGCCTGATTGGCGTGCTCGACCTGGACAGTCCGAAACTGGCGCGTTTTACCGAACATGATCAGGTCGGTATTGAAGCATTGGCCACGATTTTCCTGCGCTTGACTGATTGTTGA
- a CDS encoding transporter substrate-binding domain-containing protein: MLKCIKGWLLLLSAGLYAGALAAASGMPETYTLLGRSTPAHSEVRLDDSHRAWLEDRQELVLGTSAPDYPPFDLSTSGRDYEGMSADYAGIIAKASGLPMKVLRFASREAAITALQNGQIDMLGTANGFEARTPGIILSMPYAVDQPVLVTRANESRSLTEDLKGLRLSMVYHYLPPAEIEKLYPEALITTYPSYQNAINAVAFGQADVFLGDTISTHYIINKGYLNNIRMASFGKHESYGFGFAVRRNDPRLLEVINATLNQISIAEQATIFKRWSAGSDLFLMEHKIQLTDREERWLARHPVVRVAVNETSAPFTFFDSDGDFHGISADLLELIRLHTGLRLDIQRYQNDSEMIAAVLKGEADLIAALLPSSERQQQLKFSRPYVDSSFVLLTRKQSDTPATLDQFGARSLAINKGNPIIEWLRNQYPSIQIIETTDPLHAIETLAQGQVDGSVHSLVMANYFISSHLQRDTLQISSTVGTQQAMFSLATGKNAPELNSILDKALISIDPDDLGVINNRWRGYVSASEHTWRTYNRLFFQIVAGVGLLLLLSLAWNAYMQRQIRQRQRAELALNDQLEFMHALLNGTPHPIYVRDRNGFLQSCNDSYLQTFGAKREDVIGKNVMPGSVSNAFEAQEYQADYQRVMAEGTALIVDRPLHIGDKQLTIYHWILPYRNSAAEVQGIIGGWIDISERRQLFDELRASKKQADDANRAKSTFLATMSHEIRTPMNAVIGMLELALKHADKGHLDRSAIEVAYESASGMLELIGDILDIARIESGHLSLAPERVNLRAMLQSVIRVFEGLARQKNLVLSLQFDPAEGDPHVLLDPLRFKQVLSNLISNALKFTEQGQVQVKVHLSRTVQDNVVHMQLEVSDSGIGISPTDLQRLFEPFAQVDNTGRMARKGAGLGLVISRNLCQMMGGSLHMSSQPGVGTQVLVDLQLTVLPTTTADVPTDPVIETAASALNVLVVDDHPANRLLMSQQLEYLGHHYQVAHDGAQGLEAWHGGHFDLVIADCNMPVMSGYELARSIRRRESEQQRQPCTILGFTANAQPEEKQRCLDAGMDDCLFKPISLNALSQWMKALKPTNRPRVFSVLNLQALTGGDPCSTQRLLAELLSSNRSDRQELLDVARSGNRQALIEAAHKIKGVARIVQATSLIQRCEALEQACHQARAPGRMIECAKALDHAMAELERALETEIAKAK; this comes from the coding sequence ATGCTCAAATGCATAAAGGGATGGCTCTTGCTGTTGAGCGCAGGGTTATATGCAGGGGCGCTCGCGGCGGCCTCGGGCATGCCCGAGACCTATACGCTTCTGGGACGTTCGACCCCGGCCCATAGCGAGGTCAGGCTCGATGACAGCCACCGTGCCTGGCTAGAGGACCGACAGGAATTGGTTCTGGGAACCTCCGCGCCGGACTATCCGCCCTTCGATCTCTCCACCAGCGGGCGCGACTACGAAGGCATGAGCGCCGACTACGCCGGCATCATCGCCAAAGCCAGCGGCCTGCCCATGAAGGTCCTGCGCTTCGCTTCCCGTGAGGCGGCCATCACTGCGCTCCAGAATGGGCAAATCGACATGCTGGGGACCGCCAACGGTTTCGAAGCTCGCACCCCCGGTATCATCCTGTCGATGCCGTACGCCGTAGACCAACCCGTTCTGGTGACTCGGGCGAATGAAAGCCGATCCTTGACTGAAGACCTCAAGGGCCTGCGGCTAAGCATGGTCTATCACTACCTGCCGCCAGCGGAAATCGAAAAGCTGTACCCCGAGGCGCTCATCACCACCTATCCCTCCTACCAGAACGCCATAAACGCCGTCGCCTTCGGCCAGGCCGATGTATTCCTCGGCGATACGATTTCCACCCATTACATAATCAACAAGGGTTATCTGAACAATATCCGCATGGCCAGCTTCGGCAAACATGAGTCCTACGGCTTCGGTTTCGCGGTGCGGCGTAATGATCCTCGGCTGCTGGAAGTCATCAATGCCACGCTGAATCAGATTTCCATCGCCGAGCAAGCGACCATTTTCAAGCGCTGGAGCGCAGGCAGTGACCTGTTTCTCATGGAGCACAAGATACAACTGACCGACCGGGAAGAACGGTGGCTGGCCAGGCATCCGGTGGTTCGGGTGGCGGTGAACGAAACGTCGGCCCCCTTCACTTTTTTTGATTCGGACGGCGACTTCCACGGGATCAGCGCAGACCTGCTGGAGTTGATCCGGCTGCATACCGGCCTGCGCCTGGACATCCAGCGGTATCAGAACGACAGCGAAATGATTGCCGCAGTCCTGAAGGGTGAAGCCGACCTGATCGCGGCACTTCTGCCGAGTAGCGAACGGCAACAACAGTTGAAATTCAGCCGTCCCTATGTCGACAGCTCGTTCGTCCTACTGACCCGCAAGCAATCCGATACACCTGCGACACTCGACCAGTTCGGAGCCCGAAGCCTGGCGATCAACAAGGGCAACCCCATCATCGAATGGCTGCGCAACCAGTATCCGAGTATCCAGATCATCGAAACCACCGACCCCTTGCATGCCATTGAAACCCTCGCCCAGGGCCAGGTCGATGGCAGCGTGCATTCCCTGGTCATGGCCAACTACTTCATCTCGTCTCACTTGCAGCGAGACACCTTGCAAATCAGCAGCACGGTAGGCACCCAGCAGGCCATGTTCTCGCTGGCCACCGGGAAAAATGCCCCAGAGTTGAATTCCATTCTCGACAAGGCCTTGATCAGCATCGACCCCGACGACCTGGGGGTCATCAACAACCGCTGGCGCGGTTACGTCTCGGCATCGGAACACACCTGGCGCACCTATAACCGCCTGTTCTTCCAGATCGTTGCAGGCGTCGGCCTGTTGCTGCTGCTGTCGCTGGCATGGAATGCCTACATGCAGCGCCAGATCAGGCAGCGGCAACGGGCCGAACTGGCCCTCAACGACCAGCTCGAGTTCATGCACGCGCTGCTCAACGGCACCCCTCACCCCATTTACGTGAGGGATCGCAACGGCTTCCTGCAAAGCTGCAACGACAGCTACCTGCAAACGTTCGGGGCCAAACGCGAAGACGTCATCGGCAAGAACGTCATGCCCGGGTCCGTGAGCAATGCATTCGAAGCGCAGGAGTACCAGGCGGACTATCAGCGTGTCATGGCCGAAGGCACGGCCCTGATCGTGGACCGACCGCTGCACATCGGTGATAAACAGCTGACGATCTATCACTGGATCCTCCCTTACCGTAACAGCGCTGCTGAAGTGCAAGGCATCATCGGCGGCTGGATCGACATCAGTGAGCGACGACAGCTTTTCGACGAACTGCGTGCGTCCAAGAAACAGGCCGATGACGCGAACCGGGCCAAAAGCACGTTCCTGGCGACCATGAGCCATGAAATCCGCACCCCCATGAACGCGGTGATCGGCATGCTTGAACTGGCCTTGAAACATGCCGACAAGGGCCATTTGGACCGCTCGGCCATCGAAGTCGCCTACGAGTCGGCCTCCGGTATGCTCGAACTGATAGGCGACATCCTGGACATCGCACGGATCGAATCAGGCCATCTGAGCCTGGCACCCGAGCGCGTCAACCTCAGGGCCATGCTGCAATCGGTCATACGGGTCTTCGAAGGTTTGGCCCGGCAGAAAAACCTGGTGTTGTCATTGCAGTTCGACCCTGCCGAAGGCGACCCACACGTACTGCTGGACCCATTGCGATTCAAGCAGGTGCTCTCGAACCTGATCAGCAATGCCCTCAAATTTACCGAACAGGGACAGGTACAGGTCAAGGTCCACCTGTCTCGAACGGTCCAGGACAACGTCGTGCACATGCAGCTGGAAGTCAGTGACAGCGGCATCGGCATCAGTCCGACGGACCTGCAACGTTTGTTCGAACCCTTTGCCCAGGTCGACAATACCGGTCGGATGGCCCGAAAAGGTGCAGGGCTGGGCCTGGTAATCAGTCGCAACCTCTGCCAGATGATGGGCGGTAGCCTGCACATGAGTAGCCAGCCGGGCGTCGGCACGCAGGTCCTGGTTGACCTGCAACTGACCGTCCTGCCAACGACAACGGCAGACGTGCCCACTGATCCAGTGATCGAAACGGCTGCGAGCGCTTTGAACGTTCTGGTCGTGGACGATCATCCAGCCAATCGCTTGTTGATGTCACAGCAACTGGAATATCTCGGTCATCACTATCAGGTCGCCCACGATGGCGCACAGGGGCTCGAAGCCTGGCACGGGGGGCATTTCGACCTGGTCATTGCCGATTGCAACATGCCCGTCATGAGCGGCTACGAACTGGCCAGATCGATTCGGCGGCGAGAGTCCGAACAACAGCGACAGCCCTGCACCATCCTGGGGTTTACCGCCAATGCACAACCGGAGGAAAAACAACGCTGTCTGGACGCCGGTATGGACGACTGCCTGTTCAAACCGATCAGCCTGAACGCGCTGAGCCAATGGATGAAGGCGCTCAAACCCACCAACCGGCCCCGTGTTTTCAGTGTGCTGAACCTACAGGCATTGACCGGTGGCGACCCTTGCTCCACCCAGCGTCTGTTGGCCGAGTTGCTCAGCAGCAACCGCTCGGACCGCCAGGAACTGCTCGATGTTGCCCGCAGCGGCAACCGGCAGGCACTGATCGAAGCGGCGCACAAAATAAAAGGCGTCGCTCGGATTGTGCAGGCGACCTCGTTGATTCAACGGTGCGAGGCTCTGGAACAGGCATGCCATCAAGCACGGGCGCCAGGGCGAATGATCGAATGCGCCAAGGCCCTCGATCACGCCATGGCGGAATTGGAGCGCGCCCTGGAAACAGAGATCGCCAAGGCAAAATAA
- a CDS encoding response regulator transcription factor encodes MNSVFIVDDHPVIRLAVRMLLEHEGYKVVGETDNGVDAMQMVRECMPDLVILDISIPKLDGLEILSRFNAMTTPLKTLVLTAQSPTLFGIRCMQSGASGYVCKQEDLSELVSAIKAVLSGYNYFPSQALNPVRPDDPRSIELDLFKSVNDRELMVLQLFAQGRTNKEIAKGMFLSNKTVSTYKKRLMQKLKVKSLVELIEMAKRNALV; translated from the coding sequence ATGAATTCCGTTTTCATTGTCGACGATCATCCGGTCATCCGCCTCGCCGTTCGCATGCTCCTGGAGCATGAGGGCTATAAGGTCGTAGGGGAAACTGACAACGGCGTCGACGCGATGCAAATGGTGCGCGAATGCATGCCCGACCTGGTCATCCTGGACATCAGCATTCCCAAACTTGACGGGCTGGAAATCCTTTCGCGCTTCAATGCCATGACCACGCCCCTCAAAACGTTGGTGCTAACGGCACAATCACCAACGCTCTTCGGTATCCGATGCATGCAGTCCGGTGCCTCCGGTTACGTATGTAAACAAGAAGACCTCAGCGAACTTGTCAGCGCGATCAAAGCCGTATTGTCCGGCTACAACTATTTCCCCAGCCAGGCGCTGAATCCGGTACGTCCGGATGACCCGCGCAGTATAGAGCTGGATCTTTTCAAGAGCGTCAATGATCGGGAACTGATGGTATTGCAACTTTTTGCCCAGGGCCGCACCAACAAAGAAATAGCCAAAGGCATGTTTCTAAGTAATAAAACCGTCAGCACCTACAAAAAACGGCTCATGCAGAAACTCAAAGTCAAATCTTTGGTAGAGCTGATTGAAATGGCGAAGCGCAACGCGCTGGTATGA
- a CDS encoding HD domain-containing phosphohydrolase, with amino-acid sequence MPSAPRPEKRRFPLHVHISMMFTLLLLLTGVVLGIFNYQQTTQIILSSSEKLFNRIEQDVRLDLYDTYEPIRHLLGLLADYPATRAPQMTQRLALIVPFSQALRDNPNLASLYLGDSNGDFLMVRPLRTAALKTTLKAPANAAYQIWTIERANNGGQVRSQSLFYDEALVLIARQDIADETYDPRSRGWFRSALDNTGQITTEPYAFFSTRHIGTTLARRSGEQAVIGADLTLAALSQTLAKHKVTAGTEIVLLDPQGNAVGYPDSDRLIADTEPVRLTKARDLSPAIAAALDNNIDTPRLTAAGRQWIVSRSHMQEGGPQGLELALLVPEDELLADAYRMRWQGALVTLTTLLLCLPLGWLTSRILVKPLRELVQEADAIRSFDFNYPVSRRSPVLEVDQLSVSMARMKDTLASFFEITASLRAETRFAPLLERVLFETVKIGQAQAGLIYLRENDEDRLKPYGLVIDGTPRDLGAFELQGYTLNAAGSPPWLQQLAAAENLVTSLGFEQAGDLRSVLLALNCPRVHLIGIHLRNRHQETVGLLVLLISDSGTEADLEKLQPDRIAFLQAVSGTATVSIEGQRLQARQKQLLDSFIQLLAGAIDAKSPYTGGHCQRVPALTLMLAQAAAASQAPAFQAYRPTEDEWEALHIAAWLHDCGKVTTPEYVVDKATKLETLNDRIHEIRTRFEVLKRDAWVDYWQAVATGGEPSALAQRRDATLASLDSDFAFVAHCNLGSEAMAEADLQRLQHIAQHPWTRTLDDRLGVSWEENRRQARTPKPTLPVTEPLLADKPEHLVERNDAELIPADNPWGFQLDVPPWKYNRGELYNLSITRGTLTREERYVINHHMVQTILMLSQLPFPSHLDNVAEIAGGHHEKMDGSGYPKRLKREEMSLPARMMAIADIFEALTAADRPYKKAKKLSEALGIMATMCRDAHIDPELFELFIEEQIYLDYANQFLDPHQIDDVDPQSLLVKAGLKA; translated from the coding sequence ATGCCCAGCGCACCGCGTCCGGAAAAACGTCGGTTCCCCCTGCACGTCCACATCAGCATGATGTTCACGCTACTTCTGCTGCTGACCGGCGTGGTGCTGGGCATTTTCAATTACCAACAAACCACGCAAATTATCCTGTCCAGCAGCGAAAAACTGTTCAACCGCATTGAACAGGATGTGCGCCTGGATTTGTACGACACCTACGAACCGATCCGTCATCTGTTGGGCCTGCTGGCCGACTACCCGGCGACACGCGCGCCCCAAATGACTCAACGCCTGGCCTTGATCGTGCCCTTCAGCCAGGCGCTGCGGGACAACCCGAACCTGGCGTCGCTGTACCTGGGCGACAGCAACGGCGACTTCCTGATGGTCCGGCCACTGCGCACCGCGGCCCTGAAAACCACCCTGAAGGCACCGGCCAACGCGGCTTACCAGATCTGGACCATAGAGCGGGCGAACAACGGAGGCCAGGTTCGCTCCCAGTCATTGTTTTACGACGAGGCCCTGGTGCTCATCGCTCGCCAGGACATCGCCGACGAAACCTACGATCCGCGCAGTCGCGGCTGGTTTCGCAGCGCTCTGGACAACACAGGCCAGATCACCACCGAACCCTATGCATTTTTTTCCACCCGCCATATCGGCACCACGCTGGCCCGGCGCAGCGGCGAACAAGCAGTCATCGGTGCCGACCTGACCCTGGCCGCCCTGTCCCAGACCCTGGCCAAGCACAAAGTGACCGCTGGCACCGAGATCGTCTTGCTCGATCCCCAAGGCAATGCCGTGGGCTATCCCGACAGCGACCGGCTGATTGCCGATACCGAGCCGGTACGCCTGACCAAGGCCCGCGACCTCAGCCCGGCCATCGCCGCCGCGCTCGACAACAACATTGACACCCCCCGCCTGACGGCGGCCGGACGCCAGTGGATCGTCTCTCGCAGCCACATGCAGGAAGGCGGGCCGCAGGGCCTGGAGCTGGCATTACTGGTCCCTGAAGACGAGTTGCTGGCCGACGCCTATCGCATGCGCTGGCAAGGCGCGCTCGTCACCCTCACCACCTTGCTACTGTGCCTGCCCCTGGGTTGGCTGACCTCCAGAATCCTGGTCAAGCCCCTGCGTGAACTGGTGCAGGAGGCCGATGCCATTCGCAGCTTTGATTTCAACTACCCGGTGTCGCGTCGCTCGCCAGTGCTGGAGGTCGATCAGTTGAGCGTCTCGATGGCGCGCATGAAAGACACCTTGGCTAGCTTCTTTGAAATTACCGCCAGCTTGCGCGCCGAAACCCGCTTCGCCCCGTTACTGGAGCGAGTGCTGTTCGAGACCGTGAAAATCGGCCAGGCCCAGGCCGGCCTGATCTACCTGCGGGAAAACGACGAGGATCGGCTCAAGCCCTATGGGTTGGTGATCGACGGAACCCCTCGTGACCTTGGGGCTTTCGAGCTGCAAGGGTACACGCTCAACGCAGCCGGCAGCCCGCCATGGCTCCAGCAATTGGCCGCCGCGGAAAACCTCGTGACCTCACTGGGCTTCGAGCAAGCTGGCGACCTGCGCAGCGTCCTGCTGGCCCTGAACTGTCCGCGGGTTCACCTGATCGGTATCCACCTGCGCAACCGTCATCAGGAAACCGTCGGCCTATTGGTGCTGCTGATCAGCGACAGTGGCACCGAAGCCGACCTGGAAAAACTGCAACCGGACCGCATCGCCTTCCTGCAGGCCGTGTCCGGCACCGCCACCGTGAGCATCGAAGGCCAGCGCCTGCAAGCCAGGCAAAAACAATTGCTGGACTCATTCATCCAACTGCTGGCGGGTGCGATCGATGCCAAGAGCCCCTACACCGGCGGTCATTGCCAACGGGTGCCGGCCCTGACACTGATGCTCGCCCAGGCCGCCGCCGCCAGCCAGGCACCGGCGTTCCAGGCCTACCGGCCGACGGAAGATGAATGGGAAGCGCTGCACATCGCCGCCTGGCTGCACGATTGTGGCAAGGTCACCACGCCGGAGTACGTGGTGGACAAAGCCACCAAACTGGAGACCCTGAACGACCGGATCCACGAAATCCGCACCCGCTTCGAGGTGCTCAAGCGCGACGCCTGGGTCGATTACTGGCAAGCCGTGGCGACGGGTGGCGAGCCGTCAGCCCTGGCGCAGCGGCGCGACGCGACATTGGCCAGCCTCGATAGCGATTTCGCCTTTGTCGCCCACTGCAATCTGGGCTCCGAAGCCATGGCCGAGGCCGACCTGCAACGCCTGCAACACATCGCCCAGCACCCGTGGACCCGGACCCTCGATGATCGCCTGGGGGTGTCCTGGGAAGAGAACCGGCGCCAGGCGCGCACACCCAAGCCAACCCTGCCGGTCACCGAGCCGCTGTTGGCGGACAAGCCCGAGCACCTGGTGGAGCGCAACGACGCCGAACTGATCCCGGCGGATAACCCATGGGGCTTCCAGCTCGACGTGCCGCCGTGGAAGTACAATCGCGGCGAGCTCTACAACCTGAGCATTACGCGGGGCACGCTGACCCGTGAAGAGCGCTACGTCATCAATCATCACATGGTGCAAACCATCCTGATGCTCAGTCAGTTGCCCTTCCCCAGTCATCTGGACAACGTGGCGGAGATTGCCGGCGGTCATCACGAGAAGATGGACGGCAGCGGGTACCCCAAGCGACTCAAACGCGAGGAGATGAGCCTGCCGGCACGCATGATGGCCATTGCAGATATTTTCGAAGCGCTGACGGCGGCCGACCGTCCCTACAAGAAAGCCAAGAAACTCAGCGAAGCCTTGGGCATCATGGCCACCATGTGCCGTGACGCCCACATCGATCCCGAACTGTTCGAATTGTTCATCGAAGAGCAGATCTACCTCGACTACGCCAACCAGTTTCTCGACCCGCACCAGATCGACGACGTCGACCCGCAAAGCCTGCTGGTCAAGGCGGGGCTGAAGGCATGA
- a CDS encoding ATP-binding protein, producing the protein MDSRLNAFLERADAVLARIEPLLPAPRPNIDWTQTLAARWQRDGRSGYLLPLQVSLDMRLSDLIGVDRQVEQLGRNTRQFIDGMPANHALLWGSRGTGKSSLVRALLAEHAQDGLRLIEIERDHLADLPRVVEQVAKLPQRFVLFCDDLSFESGEGDYRVLKSVLDGSLEQAPDNVLLYATSNRRHLVPEKESDNENWKRVDGELHPSEAVEDKIALSDRFGLWLSFYPFTQEHFLNVVEHWIGELAAKAGLAWQRDEALDVLAVRWATGRGNRNGRCAYQFARYWVGLKLLEHKA; encoded by the coding sequence GTGGACTCGCGATTGAATGCTTTTCTTGAGCGTGCCGATGCGGTGCTGGCCAGGATCGAGCCGCTGTTGCCTGCTCCCCGGCCCAACATTGATTGGACCCAGACCCTGGCCGCCCGCTGGCAACGTGACGGGCGCAGCGGCTACCTGCTGCCGCTTCAGGTCAGCCTCGACATGCGCCTGTCGGACCTGATCGGCGTCGACCGCCAAGTTGAACAGTTGGGTCGCAATACCCGGCAGTTCATCGATGGCATGCCCGCCAACCATGCCTTGCTTTGGGGCTCGCGTGGCACTGGCAAGTCGTCCCTGGTGCGCGCCTTGCTGGCCGAGCATGCCCAGGATGGCCTGCGGTTGATCGAGATCGAGCGCGATCACCTGGCCGATCTGCCCCGGGTGGTCGAGCAGGTGGCAAAACTGCCGCAGCGCTTCGTGTTGTTCTGCGACGACTTGTCGTTCGAGTCTGGCGAAGGCGATTACCGCGTGCTTAAAAGCGTGTTGGACGGTTCCCTCGAGCAGGCGCCGGACAACGTGCTGTTGTATGCCACGTCCAACCGCCGACACCTGGTGCCGGAAAAGGAAAGCGACAACGAGAACTGGAAACGTGTGGACGGTGAACTTCACCCCAGCGAAGCGGTGGAGGACAAGATCGCGTTGTCCGACCGGTTCGGGTTGTGGTTGTCGTTTTATCCGTTTACCCAGGAGCATTTCCTCAACGTGGTAGAGCACTGGATCGGCGAGCTGGCGGCCAAGGCCGGGCTGGCCTGGCAGCGCGACGAAGCGCTGGACGTGCTGGCGGTGCGCTGGGCCACCGGTCGTGGCAACCGCAACGGACGTTGCGCTTATCAGTTTGCCCGTTATTGGGTGGGCCTGAAACTGCTGGAGCACAAGGCATGA
- a CDS encoding hybrid sensor histidine kinase/response regulator, which produces MDIRFTQRLSYKQARLTVLVGFVLGTLLSLMQIGIDYASEDASINREILSLLEISHNPASRIAYNIDAELAQELSMGLLRSPAIIGAELIDNNNTVLASVKRPELQSSYRFISDSLFGAQRQFEDRLYLDHLPAESLGVLRLEVDTYAFGSRFLRRAEVTLLNGFARSLILTGILLALFYVMLTKPLVRVIRELSSRDPSSSEQNRLECPSGHQSDEIGVLVSVANQQFENITTEIQQRRTAENRLTEYLAQLENIVSARTAELKAINARLSQSNEELEVARRTALDMAEARSAFLANMSHEIRTPLNGLLGMIALSLDGPLTAEQQQQLSIAHDSGKVLVELLNDILDLSKFDAGQLELERIPFDLGSLVEDTANLLSQNAAPSVELACLIDPRFPAQVLGDPTRVRQIVSNLLSNALKFTRFGRVDVKLSHYEGGVRIEVCDTGIGIPQEDQAKILQPFTQAGAGITRQFGGTGLGLALTYNLCEAMQGRLTISSEAGFGSQFCADLPLPCHTPAPPIESLHGNVVAITAGSSGLAELLGMLLPGWGLDYSRRSVDDSLLGLKPDVLITDCPECLFQLRPTFDAPILLVTAYGSFMPGEEAAALVPLIQQARPLARHALYQILRRALQSEATTINDAQIEALAPSKRGRVLLVEDNPVNQLVAKGMLLKLGCEVTVAAHGVEALDQLEQRVFDLVLMDCNMPVMDGYEASRQIRRSGRWSDLPIVALTANAMPEERERCRVAGMSDYLSKPFRREELAALLDQWIPTTSAL; this is translated from the coding sequence ATGGACATCAGATTCACCCAACGGCTGTCCTATAAACAGGCCAGACTGACCGTCCTGGTGGGTTTCGTGCTGGGCACGTTGCTCAGCCTGATGCAGATCGGCATCGATTATGCCAGCGAAGACGCTTCGATCAACCGTGAAATCCTCTCGTTGCTGGAAATCAGCCACAACCCGGCCTCGCGCATCGCCTACAACATTGACGCCGAACTCGCCCAGGAGCTGTCCATGGGCCTGCTGCGTTCACCGGCGATCATCGGTGCAGAGCTGATCGACAACAACAATACCGTACTGGCCAGCGTCAAACGGCCCGAACTGCAAAGCAGTTACCGGTTCATCAGCGATTCGTTGTTCGGCGCCCAGCGTCAGTTCGAGGACCGCCTCTACCTGGACCACCTGCCCGCCGAATCCCTCGGTGTGCTGCGACTGGAGGTCGACACCTACGCGTTCGGCAGCCGCTTCCTGCGGCGCGCCGAGGTCACGTTGCTCAACGGCTTTGCCCGCAGCCTGATCCTGACCGGTATTCTGCTGGCGCTGTTCTACGTGATGCTGACCAAGCCGCTGGTACGGGTCATCCGCGAGTTGAGCAGTCGCGACCCGAGCAGCAGTGAACAGAACCGCCTGGAATGCCCTTCCGGCCATCAGTCCGATGAAATCGGTGTACTGGTGTCGGTCGCCAACCAGCAGTTCGAAAATATCACCACCGAAATCCAGCAGCGGCGCACGGCCGAAAATCGTCTCACTGAATACCTGGCGCAACTGGAAAACATCGTCTCGGCACGCACCGCCGAACTCAAGGCAATCAACGCCCGCCTCAGCCAATCCAACGAAGAACTGGAGGTGGCCCGACGCACGGCCCTGGACATGGCCGAAGCCCGCTCTGCGTTCCTGGCCAACATGAGCCATGAGATCCGCACGCCACTCAACGGTTTGCTGGGGATGATCGCACTGTCCCTGGATGGCCCCCTGACCGCTGAACAACAGCAGCAGCTATCGATTGCCCATGACTCGGGCAAGGTCTTGGTCGAACTGCTCAACGACATTCTCGACCTGTCGAAATTCGACGCCGGTCAACTGGAACTCGAACGCATCCCGTTCGACCTCGGCTCGCTGGTGGAGGACACCGCCAACCTGCTTTCCCAGAACGCCGCGCCCAGTGTCGAGCTGGCCTGCCTGATCGACCCGCGGTTCCCGGCGCAGGTACTGGGCGATCCGACCCGGGTGCGCCAGATCGTCAGCAACCTGTTGTCCAACGCCCTGAAGTTCACGCGCTTCGGCCGGGTCGATGTGAAATTGAGCCACTACGAAGGCGGCGTGCGCATTGAGGTCTGTGATACGGGCATTGGTATTCCCCAGGAGGATCAAGCGAAAATCTTGCAGCCGTTCACCCAGGCCGGCGCCGGTATTACCCGCCAGTTTGGTGGCACCGGGCTGGGTCTGGCACTGACCTACAACCTCTGCGAAGCCATGCAGGGTCGATTGACGATCAGTTCCGAAGCCGGTTTTGGCAGTCAATTCTGCGCAGACCTGCCCCTGCCCTGCCATACCCCTGCGCCCCCCATTGAATCCCTGCACGGCAACGTCGTCGCCATTACCGCCGGTAGCAGCGGCCTGGCCGAGTTACTGGGCATGTTGCTGCCAGGCTGGGGGCTGGATTACTCACGACGCTCCGTGGATGACAGCCTGCTGGGGCTCAAGCCTGATGTCCTGATCACTGATTGCCCGGAATGCCTGTTCCAACTGCGGCCAACCTTCGACGCCCCGATCCTGCTGGTAACCGCTTACGGCAGTTTCATGCCCGGCGAAGAAGCCGCCGCCCTCGTCCCCCTGATACAACAGGCTCGGCCGCTGGCGCGCCATGCGCTGTATCAGATTTTGCGGCGCGCCCTGCAAAGCGAGGCGACCACCATCAATGACGCACAGATCGAAGCCCTGGCACCGTCCAAGCGCGGTCGGGTGTTGCTGGTGGAGGACAATCCAGTCAACCAACTGGTGGCCAAGGGCATGCTGTTAAAACTGGGCTGCGAAGTCACGGTCGCGGCCCACGGCGTCGAGGCCCTGGATCAGCTCGAACAGCGGGTTTTCGACTTGGTGTTGATGGACTGCAACATGCCAGTGATGGACGGCTACGAAGCCAGCCGGCAGATTCGTCGCAGCGGGCGTTGGTCGGATCTGCCGATTGTCGCGCTGACGGCCAACGCCATGCCCGAGGAACGCGAGCGCTGCCGGGTTGCCGGCATGAGTGATTACTTGTCCAAGCCATTCCGCCGAGAAGAACTGGCGGCGCTGCTGGACCAGTGGATACCCACTACGTCAGCGCTTTGA